A region from the Lysobacter antibioticus genome encodes:
- a CDS encoding LysR family transcriptional regulator: MDRFEALRLFTRIVELGSFTRAAGVLDLPKATATHAIKELEASLGVRLLERTTRQVRPTLDGQAYYERCVHVLAELDDADSALRSVANNPRGTLRLDLHGSHATGIILPRIDEFRARYPHIDLAISSGDRLVDLVREGVDCVVRAGNPRDSSLVAKRLALMPEATCASPDYLAYFGTPKHPDELSAHQSVGFFSSNRDVRYPFEFIVDGELSEVALNSWISVNEAECYVAAALRGCGLIQLPRHHIEPHLRDGRLVEVLSEYRSPGVPVSVLYPQHRQLSPRVRVFVDWVSVLFAEKFGGM; the protein is encoded by the coding sequence ATGGACCGTTTCGAGGCCCTACGTTTGTTCACCCGCATCGTCGAGCTGGGCAGCTTCACCCGCGCCGCCGGCGTGCTCGACCTGCCCAAGGCCACCGCGACCCATGCGATCAAGGAATTGGAGGCGAGCCTGGGCGTGCGCCTGCTCGAACGCACCACCCGCCAGGTGCGGCCGACCCTCGACGGCCAGGCCTACTACGAACGCTGCGTGCACGTGCTGGCCGAACTCGACGACGCCGATTCGGCGCTGCGCTCGGTCGCGAACAATCCGCGCGGGACTTTGCGCCTGGACCTGCACGGCTCGCACGCGACCGGCATCATCCTGCCGCGCATCGACGAGTTCCGCGCGCGTTATCCGCATATCGACCTGGCGATCAGCAGCGGCGATCGACTGGTCGACCTGGTGCGCGAGGGCGTCGACTGCGTGGTGCGCGCCGGCAATCCGCGCGATTCCTCGCTGGTCGCCAAACGCCTGGCGCTGATGCCGGAGGCGACCTGCGCGAGTCCCGATTATCTGGCGTACTTCGGCACCCCAAAGCACCCGGACGAATTGTCGGCGCATCAATCGGTGGGGTTCTTCTCCAGCAACCGCGATGTGCGTTATCCGTTCGAGTTCATCGTCGACGGCGAATTGAGCGAGGTTGCCTTGAACTCATGGATCTCGGTCAACGAAGCCGAATGCTATGTCGCCGCGGCCTTGCGCGGCTGCGGATTGATTCAGTTGCCGCGGCATCATATCGAGCCGCATCTGCGCGATGGCCGCCTGGTGGAGGTGCTGAGCGAGTACCGCAGCCCGGGCGTACCGGTGTCGGTGTTGTATCCGCAGCATCGGCAGCTGTCGCCGCGGGTGCGGGTGTTCGTCGACTGGGTGTCGGTGCTGTTCGCGGAGAAGTTCGGGGGGATGTAG
- a CDS encoding SDR family oxidoreductase translates to MNQQIVLITGASSGFGALAARALADAGHTVYASMRDTAGRNAVQVDAAQAYARERRLDLRTLELDIASQASADAAIAKIVAAHGRLDVVIHNAGHMAFGPAEAFMPEQYAQLYDTNVIGSQRVNRAALPQLRAQARGLLLWVSSSSVRGGTPPYLAPYFAAKAAMDSLAVSYAGELARWGIETSIVMPGAFTSGTNHFLHSGTPADAVRNADYEAGVAAGFGEEILRKLAGTVPEDADVARVAEAIVEIVASPYGQRPFRVHIDPAGDGCDVVSAVGDRVRAEFLRRVGLGDLLAPRLQSNARA, encoded by the coding sequence ATGAACCAGCAGATCGTTCTCATCACCGGCGCCTCCAGCGGTTTCGGCGCCCTCGCCGCACGCGCCCTCGCCGACGCCGGCCACACCGTCTACGCCAGCATGCGCGACACCGCCGGCCGCAATGCCGTCCAAGTCGACGCCGCGCAAGCCTATGCCCGCGAGCGTCGGCTCGACTTGCGTACACTCGAACTCGACATCGCCTCGCAGGCCTCCGCCGACGCGGCGATCGCAAAGATCGTCGCCGCGCACGGCCGCCTCGACGTGGTGATCCACAACGCCGGCCACATGGCCTTCGGCCCGGCCGAAGCGTTCATGCCCGAGCAGTACGCGCAGCTCTACGACACTAACGTGATCGGCAGCCAGCGGGTCAATCGCGCCGCCCTGCCGCAGTTGCGCGCGCAAGCTCGCGGTTTGCTGCTGTGGGTGTCGAGCAGCAGCGTGCGCGGCGGCACCCCGCCTTATCTCGCCCCGTATTTCGCCGCGAAGGCGGCGATGGATTCGCTGGCGGTCAGCTATGCCGGCGAACTCGCACGCTGGGGCATCGAGACCTCGATCGTGATGCCGGGCGCGTTCACCTCCGGCACCAATCACTTCCTGCACTCGGGCACGCCGGCCGACGCCGTGCGCAACGCCGACTACGAGGCCGGCGTCGCCGCCGGTTTCGGCGAGGAGATCCTGCGCAAACTCGCCGGCACCGTGCCCGAGGACGCCGACGTCGCCCGCGTCGCCGAGGCCATCGTCGAGATCGTCGCGAGCCCTTACGGCCAGCGTCCGTTCCGCGTGCACATCGACCCGGCCGGCGACGGTTGCGACGTCGTCAGTGCGGTCGGCGACCGCGTCCGCGCCGAGTTCTTGCGCCGTGTCGGCTTGGGCGACCTGCTGGCACCGCGCTTGCAGTCGAACGCTCGGGCCTGA
- a CDS encoding TonB-dependent receptor plug domain-containing protein — translation MHAVLRLQRRPLSVVLALALPMMAASAAQAAEAPPADQAATNLEQVVVTGSRIPRATLEGPSPVTIISKEEIDAQGYRSAFDAISALTQNTGSVQGEDFGNTFTPAANTINLRGFGPNHTLVLVNGRRLVDYPLAYEGSVNVVNLANIPTALIKRIEVLAGGASAIYGSDAVAGVVNIILKDKFEGTEVNVRVGGTEQGGGQNQRLQVVSGWSGDKFDAVFGIELLHRQAIWGDQRDFMDSLLDQPSGTALLPTQVAYRRNAQSNGFIDPGAACDAVSGLYHDSVQRTRNPRQGWYCGSNEASPAFWTVQTQKKNADAYGSLKWRLSDRTEVFADLQLGISSIENNTRAPSWTSDNNYFYNQASGLNEIWYRRIAPEEIGSAHANNNRFLERSWAFTTGLRGSFGESGWDYEVAYNRGRYENRTKRRQFLSGINEFYLGPRLGTRNGIGVYNPDPSRLYQPLTPADYQRLTGFYESENAAWIQNLSFTVNGDLFELPAGTVGFAGVLEAGNQGYSNRPDARLGNGTFWNTSSGTRAEGERDRYAIGAEINVPIFSSLTASAAARYDEFRFAGRKSGKGTWNVGLEYRPFDSLLLRGSASTSFRAPDMNYIFAAETRGYNPGMTDYWRCRTAGQPYDDCDYSGLAIDYTSAGNRDLKPESGKSYGFGLVWSPSERFDVSLDYYSIRLEDEVTNLSSSRILREEADCRLGATVGGESRDINSPLCQNALSRVLRNPADAAVQPNQVRRVLINAINAASERTDGIDLKSNFRWSAGRYGDFSSRLGYTLVLKHDYQQFSDDEKTDRRDSLEATDWRSKVNAGVTWNIGPWTSNLVALRYGSLPNSDGSGRIAPYTRYNGSVSYRFNERGSVAFIVNNLRDSKPPADRSGGGWPFYPVGNYDPYGRQFWLELDYRFR, via the coding sequence ATGCACGCTGTCCTGCGGCTGCAACGCCGTCCGCTTTCCGTCGTTCTCGCCCTGGCGTTGCCGATGATGGCCGCCTCCGCCGCCCAAGCCGCGGAGGCACCGCCCGCCGACCAGGCCGCGACCAACCTCGAACAGGTCGTGGTGACCGGTTCGCGTATTCCGCGTGCGACCCTGGAAGGGCCGTCGCCGGTGACGATCATCAGCAAGGAGGAAATCGACGCGCAGGGTTATCGCAGCGCCTTCGATGCGATCAGCGCGCTGACCCAGAACACCGGCTCGGTGCAAGGCGAGGATTTCGGCAATACCTTCACGCCGGCGGCCAACACCATCAACCTGCGCGGCTTCGGCCCCAACCACACCCTGGTGCTGGTCAACGGCCGGCGCCTGGTCGACTACCCGTTGGCCTATGAGGGCTCGGTCAACGTCGTCAACCTCGCCAACATCCCGACCGCGCTGATCAAGCGCATCGAAGTGCTGGCCGGCGGCGCCTCGGCGATCTACGGCTCGGACGCGGTCGCCGGCGTGGTCAACATCATCCTCAAGGACAAATTCGAAGGCACCGAAGTCAACGTGCGCGTCGGCGGCACCGAGCAGGGCGGCGGCCAGAACCAGCGCCTGCAGGTGGTCAGCGGCTGGTCGGGCGACAAGTTCGACGCGGTGTTCGGCATCGAACTGCTGCATCGCCAGGCGATCTGGGGCGACCAGCGCGACTTCATGGACTCTTTGCTCGACCAACCCTCGGGCACGGCCTTGTTGCCGACCCAGGTGGCCTACCGGCGCAACGCCCAAAGCAACGGCTTCATCGACCCCGGTGCGGCCTGCGATGCGGTGTCGGGGCTGTATCACGACTCGGTGCAGCGCACGCGCAATCCGCGCCAAGGCTGGTACTGCGGCAGCAACGAGGCCTCGCCGGCGTTCTGGACCGTGCAGACCCAGAAGAAGAACGCCGATGCCTACGGCTCGCTGAAGTGGCGCTTGAGCGATCGCACCGAGGTGTTCGCCGACCTGCAGCTGGGCATCTCCAGCATCGAGAACAACACCCGCGCGCCGAGCTGGACCTCGGACAACAACTATTTCTACAACCAGGCCAGCGGCCTCAACGAAATCTGGTACCGCCGCATCGCCCCGGAAGAAATCGGTTCGGCGCACGCCAACAATAATCGCTTCCTCGAACGCTCCTGGGCGTTCACCACCGGCCTGCGCGGCAGCTTCGGCGAATCGGGCTGGGACTATGAAGTCGCCTACAATCGCGGCCGCTACGAGAACCGCACCAAGCGCCGCCAGTTCCTCAGCGGCATCAACGAGTTCTACCTCGGCCCGCGCCTGGGCACGCGCAACGGCATCGGCGTGTACAACCCCGATCCCTCGCGTCTGTACCAACCGCTGACGCCGGCCGATTACCAACGCCTGACCGGCTTCTACGAGAGCGAGAACGCGGCCTGGATCCAGAACCTCAGCTTCACCGTCAACGGCGACCTGTTCGAGCTGCCGGCCGGCACGGTCGGTTTCGCCGGCGTGCTCGAAGCCGGCAACCAGGGCTACAGCAACCGTCCCGATGCGCGCCTGGGCAACGGCACGTTCTGGAACACCAGCTCGGGCACGCGCGCCGAAGGCGAGCGCGACCGCTACGCGATCGGCGCCGAGATCAACGTGCCGATCTTCAGCAGCCTGACCGCCTCGGCGGCGGCGCGCTACGACGAGTTCCGCTTCGCCGGGCGCAAATCCGGCAAGGGCACCTGGAACGTTGGCCTGGAGTACCGCCCCTTCGACAGCCTGCTGTTGCGCGGTAGCGCTTCGACCAGTTTCCGCGCGCCGGACATGAACTACATCTTCGCCGCGGAAACGCGCGGCTATAACCCGGGCATGACCGACTACTGGCGCTGCCGCACCGCCGGCCAGCCTTACGACGATTGCGATTACTCGGGGCTGGCGATCGATTACACCAGCGCCGGCAACCGCGACCTGAAGCCGGAAAGCGGCAAATCCTACGGTTTCGGCCTGGTCTGGTCGCCGTCGGAACGCTTCGACGTGTCGCTGGACTACTACAGCATCCGCCTCGAAGACGAAGTTACCAACCTCAGCAGCAGCCGCATCCTGCGCGAGGAGGCCGACTGCCGCCTCGGCGCGACCGTCGGCGGCGAGAGCCGCGACATCAACTCGCCGCTGTGCCAGAACGCGCTGAGCCGTGTGCTGCGCAACCCGGCCGATGCCGCGGTGCAGCCGAACCAGGTCCGCCGCGTGCTGATCAATGCGATCAACGCCGCGTCGGAACGCACCGACGGCATCGACCTGAAGAGCAACTTCCGTTGGAGCGCCGGCCGCTACGGCGACTTCAGCAGCCGCCTGGGCTACACCCTGGTGCTCAAGCACGACTACCAGCAGTTCTCCGACGACGAGAAGACCGACCGCCGCGACTCGCTCGAGGCGACCGACTGGCGCAGCAAGGTCAATGCCGGCGTGACCTGGAACATCGGCCCCTGGACCTCGAACCTGGTCGCCCTGCGTTACGGCAGCCTGCCCAACAGCGACGGCAGCGGCCGCATCGCGCCGTACACGCGCTACAACGGCAGCGTTTCGTATCGCTTCAACGAGCGCGGTTCGGTCGCCTTCATCGTCAACAACCTGCGCGACTCCAAGCCGCCGGCGGATCGCAGCGGCGGCGGCTGGCCGTTCTATCCGGTCGGCAACTACGACCCCTACGGCCGTCAGTTCTGGCTGGAGCTCGATTACCGCTTCCGCTGA
- a CDS encoding DUF1800 domain-containing protein produces the protein MTRSISASEQAAIRTRLQDRYGTLGRSTPSKAARAKLDATRSAAPDVQAAPMLVSPLDLPRPPFVVRALASLSYGATAQSISEFNALGTTDTQRLANYVDWQLDWANIDDSAVETRLLNAGYTTLGKSLTQLWADHVKPNPAYEVRMRPAWEAQRAALVRAVHSKRQLREVMVNFWHDHFNVTASDYDAGPVYVHYQRDVLRPHAFGNFRAMLEEVAKSTSMLYYLDNASNTRAGPNENFARELLELHTLGAEHYLGFMDPFQVPPDAEDPTYPAGYTDIDVYETASAFTGWSIKNGHWQYPTENDGSFVYRQAWHDAGPKFLLGRMLYPEQPALKDGRDVLDRLASHPGVARFICKKLIRRFVSDTPSPTLVTSAAAIFRQNWRSPDQIALTVRHIVLSSAFAQAWGMKSRRPFEAVAAAMRTLGSDWTIAVGTPKSDEFAWRMGFTGHAPYEWPAPNGYPDTQAAWSGSGSYAMTWKILNWITETQDGGVPMAPILATTRSKVPSWTPTKLVDFWCKRILGYLPTAARRQTLIAFMAQNGDPLNYVVTDTNTWAASDLKRHYNQDRLRSMVSLILMSPEFLSR, from the coding sequence ATGACCCGCTCGATATCCGCCTCCGAACAGGCCGCGATCCGCACTCGACTGCAGGATCGGTACGGCACGCTCGGACGCAGCACGCCGTCGAAAGCCGCGCGCGCCAAACTCGACGCCACGCGGAGCGCCGCGCCCGACGTGCAGGCCGCGCCGATGCTGGTCTCGCCGCTCGACCTGCCGCGTCCGCCGTTCGTGGTGCGCGCGCTCGCCAGCCTCAGCTACGGCGCCACCGCGCAATCGATCAGCGAGTTCAATGCGCTCGGCACTACCGACACGCAGCGGCTGGCGAACTACGTCGACTGGCAACTGGACTGGGCCAACATCGACGACAGCGCGGTCGAGACCCGCTTGCTCAACGCCGGCTACACCACCCTGGGCAAATCGCTGACCCAGTTGTGGGCCGACCACGTCAAGCCGAACCCGGCCTACGAAGTGCGCATGCGCCCGGCCTGGGAAGCACAGCGCGCCGCTCTCGTGCGCGCGGTGCATTCCAAGCGCCAGTTGCGCGAGGTCATGGTCAATTTCTGGCACGACCATTTCAACGTCACCGCCAGCGACTACGACGCCGGCCCGGTCTACGTGCACTACCAGCGCGACGTGCTGCGCCCGCATGCGTTCGGCAATTTCCGCGCGATGCTCGAGGAAGTCGCCAAGAGCACCTCGATGCTTTATTACCTCGACAACGCCTCCAACACCCGCGCCGGCCCGAACGAAAACTTCGCCCGCGAATTGCTGGAACTGCATACGCTGGGCGCCGAGCATTACCTGGGTTTCATGGACCCGTTCCAGGTTCCGCCCGATGCCGAAGACCCGACCTACCCGGCCGGCTACACCGACATCGACGTCTACGAAACCGCGTCCGCCTTCACCGGCTGGTCGATCAAGAACGGCCATTGGCAGTACCCGACCGAGAACGACGGCAGCTTCGTCTATCGCCAGGCCTGGCACGACGCCGGCCCGAAGTTCCTGCTCGGCCGCATGCTCTATCCCGAGCAGCCGGCGCTGAAGGACGGGCGCGACGTGCTCGACCGCCTCGCCAGCCACCCCGGCGTGGCCCGCTTCATCTGCAAGAAACTCATCCGCCGTTTCGTCAGCGACACGCCCAGCCCCACCCTGGTGACCAGCGCCGCGGCGATCTTCCGCCAGAACTGGCGCAGCCCCGACCAGATCGCGCTGACGGTGCGCCACATCGTCTTGTCGAGCGCGTTCGCGCAAGCCTGGGGCATGAAGTCGCGGCGCCCGTTCGAAGCGGTGGCCGCGGCGATGCGCACGCTCGGCAGCGACTGGACGATTGCGGTCGGCACGCCGAAAAGCGACGAGTTCGCCTGGCGCATGGGCTTCACCGGCCACGCGCCCTACGAATGGCCGGCGCCGAACGGCTATCCCGACACCCAGGCCGCGTGGTCGGGTTCGGGCAGTTATGCGATGACCTGGAAGATCCTCAACTGGATCACCGAGACCCAGGACGGCGGCGTACCGATGGCGCCGATCCTCGCCACCACGCGCAGCAAGGTGCCGTCGTGGACGCCGACCAAGCTGGTCGATTTCTGGTGCAAGCGCATCCTCGGCTATCTGCCGACCGCGGCGCGGCGCCAGACCTTGATCGCCTTCATGGCCCAGAACGGCGACCCGCTGAACTACGTGGTCACCGACACCAACACCTGGGCCGCGAGCGACCTCAAGCGCCACTACAACCAGGACCGATTGCGCAGCATGGTGTCGCTGATCCTGATGTCGCCCGAATTCCTCAGCCGCTAG
- a CDS encoding DUF1501 domain-containing protein, translating to MTLTRREFLKGTAAVTAGAVGSPALLFANPAFAAANGHDTVVHLFLRGGLDGLNLVVPISGNDRSFYEQARPNLSIAATGTYGALPLTLGTGAATGFGLHPSASGLRDLWNAGHLAIVHGCGLATSVTRSHFDAQLYIDLGTPGQQGIGSGWLTRAMNTQPNLSGAEKLPALGVASRQPAGLLASVQALTMASPGDFALNAGAWSWQTARPDSPVGFRGVNETLASLWAGTTALELGGQRADRALQVIARQSYSAPPAGWPSNSFAQQLWTIAQSIQFDLGLHYATLDLGGWDTHDGQGTAGSGYHYYQNKIAELSQALSAFYAALDASGHASRVTVVVQSEFGRRVRANANGGTDHGYGNPVLVLGGPVNGRRFYGTWSGLDPEILSPHFGDVPVTTDHRQVLSEILVRRMGNTDLATVFPGYTGYAPLGIMRDFGTLAKPLPELRRLYKPATKPAAVDDPDLLERLLRYMRELVD from the coding sequence ATGACGCTGACCCGACGCGAGTTTCTCAAAGGCACTGCCGCCGTCACCGCCGGTGCGGTGGGCAGCCCCGCCCTGCTGTTCGCCAACCCCGCTTTCGCCGCCGCCAATGGCCACGACACCGTCGTGCACCTGTTCCTGCGCGGCGGCCTGGACGGCCTCAACCTGGTCGTGCCGATCAGCGGCAACGACCGCAGTTTCTACGAGCAGGCGCGACCGAATCTGTCGATCGCCGCGACCGGCACTTACGGCGCCTTGCCGTTGACGCTCGGCACCGGCGCCGCCACCGGCTTCGGCCTGCACCCCTCGGCAAGCGGCCTGCGCGATCTGTGGAACGCCGGGCATCTGGCCATCGTGCATGGCTGCGGACTCGCCACCAGCGTGACCCGCAGCCATTTCGACGCGCAGCTCTACATCGACCTGGGCACGCCCGGGCAACAAGGCATCGGCAGCGGCTGGCTGACCCGCGCGATGAACACCCAGCCGAACCTGAGCGGCGCGGAAAAACTGCCGGCGCTCGGCGTCGCTTCGCGGCAACCGGCCGGATTGCTCGCCTCGGTGCAGGCGCTGACCATGGCCAGCCCCGGCGATTTCGCCCTCAACGCCGGCGCATGGTCGTGGCAGACGGCGCGGCCCGATTCGCCGGTGGGTTTCCGCGGCGTCAACGAAACCCTGGCCAGCCTGTGGGCCGGAACGACCGCGCTCGAACTCGGCGGCCAACGCGCCGATCGCGCCTTGCAGGTGATAGCGCGTCAGTCCTACAGCGCGCCGCCGGCGGGCTGGCCGAGTAATAGCTTCGCGCAACAACTGTGGACCATCGCCCAGTCGATCCAGTTCGACCTGGGCCTGCATTACGCCACCCTCGACCTCGGCGGCTGGGACACCCACGACGGCCAGGGCACGGCCGGCAGCGGCTATCACTACTACCAGAACAAGATCGCCGAACTCTCGCAGGCCTTGTCGGCGTTCTATGCCGCGCTGGATGCGAGCGGACACGCCTCGCGCGTGACGGTGGTGGTGCAGTCCGAATTCGGCCGCCGCGTGCGCGCCAACGCCAACGGCGGCACCGACCACGGCTACGGCAACCCGGTGCTGGTGCTCGGCGGCCCGGTCAACGGCCGGCGTTTCTACGGCACCTGGTCCGGGCTCGACCCGGAAATCCTGTCGCCGCATTTCGGCGACGTGCCGGTGACCACCGACCATCGCCAGGTGCTGTCGGAAATCCTGGTGCGGCGGATGGGCAATACCGATCTCGCCACGGTGTTTCCCGGCTACACCGGCTACGCGCCGCTCGGGATCATGCGCGACTTCGGCACGCTGGCGAAACCGCTGCCGGAATTGCGCCGCCTGTACAAACCGGCGACGAAGCCGGCCGCGGTCGACGACCCGGATCTGCTCGAACGTTTGCTGCGCTATATGCGCGAGTTGGTGGACTGA
- a CDS encoding ATP-binding protein — MLHLLIYLRYMAVAGQMLTVAYVVERLNLPIPARPLLAISAGLLAFNVISHVWWLRHRNAGARALILQLLVDLLTLTALLYFSGGPANPFVSLYLVPVAVAAIGLEIAPMLGLTVLTAALYTWLLQHHVPLPHVHGGDFELHVTGMWVNFLLSAVIMGVVLSRFMAIVRDQRRRLSEARERAIRDESLSALGSLAAGTAHELNTPLATMSLLVDDWIASDAPPAREDVELLRGQLAHCRDHVRALAEMARRGAAGEATVEDADRFVHACVDRWRLLRPNATAVFRGGAADREVRIDAALPQALINLINNAADANAARGRDEPVEVATQVREGWLVVTILDRGAGPAGIAARPRHDSEGPGLGIGLMISKASIERSRGRVRQFEREGGGCVTEVDLPLTGAPA, encoded by the coding sequence TTGCTGCACCTGCTGATCTACCTGCGATACATGGCGGTGGCCGGGCAGATGCTCACGGTCGCCTATGTCGTCGAGCGTCTGAATCTGCCGATTCCGGCCCGGCCCCTGTTGGCGATTTCGGCCGGGCTGCTGGCCTTCAACGTGATCAGTCATGTCTGGTGGCTGCGCCATCGCAACGCCGGCGCGCGCGCCTTGATCCTGCAGTTGCTGGTCGATCTGCTGACCTTGACCGCCTTGCTGTATTTCTCCGGCGGCCCGGCCAACCCCTTCGTGTCGCTGTACCTGGTGCCGGTGGCGGTGGCGGCGATCGGCCTGGAAATCGCGCCGATGCTCGGCCTGACCGTGTTGACCGCGGCGCTCTACACCTGGTTGCTGCAACACCACGTGCCGCTGCCGCACGTGCACGGCGGCGATTTCGAGCTGCACGTGACCGGCATGTGGGTTAATTTCCTGCTCTCGGCGGTGATCATGGGCGTGGTGCTGAGCCGCTTCATGGCCATCGTGCGCGACCAGCGCCGCCGATTGTCGGAAGCGCGCGAACGCGCGATCCGGGACGAATCCTTGTCGGCGCTCGGCTCGCTCGCCGCCGGCACCGCGCACGAACTCAATACGCCGCTGGCGACGATGAGCCTGTTGGTCGACGACTGGATCGCCAGCGACGCGCCGCCGGCGCGCGAGGACGTCGAGCTGCTGCGCGGCCAACTCGCGCATTGCCGCGATCATGTGCGCGCGCTGGCCGAGATGGCGCGTCGCGGTGCCGCCGGCGAGGCCACCGTCGAAGATGCCGACCGCTTCGTCCATGCCTGCGTCGACCGCTGGCGTTTGCTGCGCCCGAATGCGACCGCGGTGTTCCGCGGCGGCGCGGCCGATCGCGAGGTGCGCATCGACGCGGCCTTGCCGCAGGCGCTGATCAACCTGATCAACAACGCCGCCGACGCCAATGCCGCGCGCGGCCGCGACGAGCCGGTCGAGGTCGCCACGCAGGTGCGCGAGGGCTGGTTGGTGGTGACCATCCTCGACCGCGGCGCCGGCCCCGCCGGCATCGCCGCGCGTCCGCGCCACGACAGCGAGGGGCCTGGGCTCGGCATCGGCCTGATGATTTCCAAGGCCAGCATTGAACGCAGCCGCGGCCGCGTGCGCCAGTTCGAACGCGAGGGCGGCGGCTGCGTCACCGAAGTCGATCTGCCGCTGACCGGGGCGCCGGCATGA
- a CDS encoding response regulator transcription factor: protein MSLPARMLLIDDDLTFCQVLARLLQRRGVEVQARHDAASALAALDEFAPEGILLDLKLGADNGLLLIRDLRERCPQARIVLATGYASIATAVDAMRRGAWNYLPKPFDIEALAQSFESPAAEAPPPDPPLDPPSLRRQGWEHVQRVLAECGGNVSAAARVLGVDRRTLQRRLAKRPVRER, encoded by the coding sequence ATGAGTCTGCCCGCACGCATGCTGTTGATCGACGACGACCTGACCTTCTGCCAGGTGCTGGCGCGCTTGCTGCAGCGCCGTGGCGTCGAAGTGCAGGCACGCCACGATGCGGCGAGCGCGCTGGCGGCCCTGGACGAGTTCGCGCCCGAAGGCATCCTGCTCGACCTCAAGCTGGGTGCGGACAACGGCCTGCTGCTGATTCGCGACTTGCGCGAACGCTGTCCGCAGGCGCGCATCGTGCTCGCGACCGGCTATGCCAGCATCGCCACCGCGGTCGACGCGATGCGGCGCGGCGCCTGGAACTACCTGCCCAAGCCGTTCGATATCGAGGCATTGGCGCAGTCGTTCGAGTCGCCCGCGGCGGAAGCGCCGCCGCCGGATCCGCCGCTCGACCCGCCATCGCTGAGGCGCCAGGGCTGGGAGCACGTGCAACGCGTATTGGCAGAGTGCGGGGGCAATGTCTCCGCCGCCGCGCGCGTGCTCGGCGTCGACCGGCGGACCCTGCAGCGGCGCCTGGCCAAGCGGCCGGTGCGCGAGCGATAA
- a CDS encoding SDR family oxidoreductase, with amino-acid sequence MSSTQPVQTRTALVTGASRGIGRAIALRLAADGYAVVVNYAGNAAAAEAVVAQIRDAGGQAIAAQGDVADPAAMERVFAQALQTYGRLDAVVNSAGIMPYVPIQGGDLAEFDRVIGTNLRGSFVVLGLAAQHLGDGGRIVALSTSVIGKAFPTYGPYIASKAGVEGLVHVLANELRGRNITVNAVAPGPVGTELFLHGKSEEQIAHFRGLAPLERLGTPEEIAAAVSFLAGPDGSWVNSQVLRVNGGYVF; translated from the coding sequence ATGTCGTCCACCCAGCCCGTCCAGACCCGGACCGCCCTCGTCACCGGCGCCTCGCGCGGCATCGGCCGCGCCATCGCCCTGCGCCTCGCCGCCGACGGTTACGCGGTCGTCGTCAACTACGCCGGCAATGCCGCCGCGGCCGAGGCCGTGGTCGCACAGATCCGCGACGCCGGCGGCCAAGCCATCGCCGCACAGGGCGACGTCGCCGATCCCGCCGCCATGGAGCGCGTGTTCGCCCAAGCCCTGCAGACTTATGGCCGCCTCGACGCGGTGGTCAACAGCGCCGGCATCATGCCGTACGTGCCGATCCAAGGCGGCGACCTGGCCGAGTTCGACCGCGTCATCGGCACCAACCTGCGCGGCAGCTTCGTCGTGCTCGGCCTGGCCGCGCAGCACCTTGGCGACGGAGGCCGCATCGTCGCCCTGTCCACCAGCGTGATCGGCAAGGCCTTCCCGACCTACGGCCCCTACATCGCCTCCAAGGCCGGTGTCGAAGGCCTGGTGCACGTGCTCGCCAACGAACTGCGCGGCCGCAACATCACCGTCAATGCGGTCGCCCCGGGCCCGGTCGGCACCGAGCTGTTCCTGCATGGCAAGAGCGAAGAACAGATCGCCCACTTCCGCGGTCTGGCGCCGCTGGAACGCCTCGGTACGCCGGAGGAAATCGCCGCAGCCGTGTCCTTCCTCGCGGGCCCCGACGGCAGCTGGGTGAACTCGCAGGTGCTGCGCGTCAACGGCGGCTACGTTTTCTGA